The Mycobacterium seoulense genomic interval GGAGCATCGGCAAGGCTTCCTGGATCAGGACGAAGGGGTTCCGGAAGTTGACCGCGATGGTCTTGTCGAGTCGCTTCAGCGGGTAGTCGGCGATCAACCCTGCCGTACCGACGCCGGCATTGAGTATCAATGCCGACATGTCGCCGTATTCGTCACGGTGCCGCCGGATCAGACCGACCGGGGCATCCGGATCAGCGATGTCCGCGGCGACGGAAAGTACTGCAGGCGCGCCTAATTCGCGGAGTTCGTCGCGCACCGCCACCAGGGCTTCTTCGTTGCGAGCGGTGATGGTAAGCGCCATGTTCCGCTCGGCCAGGCGCCGTGCGATAGCCAATCCGATCCCGCGAGAGGCGCCGGTGATGAGGGCAGAACGCGCATGCGTGCCGTCGGCCATCACGCTCGACTCGGGGACGTCTCGAACGCGGCGTCGATCTTTCGGAATCGGCGCGCGATCGGCTCGCGGCACTCCTCGTGAGTGAACAAGTACAGCTCGTTGGAACCGATTGCGTCGACGACGATCTTCGCGGCGTCGTGGGGCGACACGATGCGGCCCGCAAATCCAGGGTCGTCGAAGTCAACATCGGAGGCGGCATTCGGACCGCCGAGGTGAGCCGGGCGATTGCGATGCGAGTGCTCGATGTTCGTCCCGACCTTCATCGGGCAGAGCACGCTGACCTTTACCAGCGATTCGCGCAGTTCACGATGCAGCGTCTCGGCGAGCGCCACAACACCGTACTTGGTGACCGAGTAGGGACCCAGTCCTGCATTGGCGACGAGGCCCGCGAACGATGCCGTGAAGATGATGTGCGCACTCCGGGCGGCCCGCACGATCGATGGGAGAAACACCTCGACACCATGAATGGGACCCCAGAGATTGACGCCGATCATCCACTCCCAGTCCTCGTGCGTTGCGTCGACCAGCGGCCCCGTGGCTCCCACGCCGGCGTTGAGGAACAAGATGTCGACGGGGCCGAAGTGCTGACTTGTGCGCGCTGCAAGGCTCTCGACGTCCGCACGCTTGGAGACGTCAGTACGGACTGGCAACACCTCGGTGCCGGCAGGCAGTTCCGCTGCAGCTGAGTTCAAAGCCGCCTGTTCGATGTCGGCCAGCACGAGCTTGCAACCCCGATCCGCCAGCCTTCGTGCCGTAGCCAAACCGATCCCGCTGGCGCCGCCGGTGATGACGGCGACTTTGCCCCTCAATGATTCACTCGAGCCCATGTGCTGACACCGTCCTTTGCTGGCACCGTGCGTGAACGCTGGGCGATCGGTATCGCGAGACACGCATCGAGAGATCGGTCGTGACCATACTTTCTATATATCAGTAGATTCTAGCTTAGGCTGGTGCGTAGTGACAACGAACTCTCAGGCGAGCGACACTACCGAGACCGTGTTCTTCTGGGCGTCGCTGGGTGGGATGCCGAAAGAGTGGGCGCTGAGACATGTTCAGACGATCGGCACGAAGCTCGCTTCCTTGCTGAAAGACTAAGCGGCGCCCAGACCGCGCAGCACGAAACCCAGCAGATAGTCGACCTCGTCGGTGACGTCTGTCGTCGACTTCTGGTGAAACCGGTCGAGAAGTGCGGCCTCGAAAGCCGCCCGAATCGACCGAGCATCCACCTCCGGACTGCACGCGGTGAAGATTCCTTCTGCTTTGCCTCGGTGAAGTATGGCGGCGATCGATGCCTGATCGGCCGCCATCCCGATTTCGAGTTCGCGCGCATAACCTGGAGTGCGCCGCAGTTCCTCGGAGTAGAAAATCGCCACCCTCTTGCGCTTGCGCGGATTCGACACCAGCTCGAACATGTGCGTCATCCACGACCGCAGGGCCTCCACCGGGGTTTCCGCGCGCGCCACTACCTCGCGCAGTTGCTCCTGCACCGCCTTGCGATCCCTCCGAAACATCTCCAACAGAAGATCGTGTTTGGTGCTGAAGTTCCGGTAGAAGGCCCGCGTGCCGAGACCGGCTTCATCGAGTATCTCGGTGATGGATGTCAGCGACTCGCCACTGCGATCCAAGCACCGGTAGGCAGCGTCGATGATGTGCTGTCGCTCCGATGAGCGACTGATCGTCCGAGTCTCAGCCACAATGGATTACACCGGCGTCCTGCCATTTCGCGATTGTTGCGTCATCGTAGCCGAACACCCGCAGCACCGCGACCGTGTGCCGCCCGGCCAGACGTCCGCCGGGCGCCCTGATCTCCGACCGACTCGGCCCGACCAGCGACGAAAACCGCAGGGGCGCCTCGAGCATCAAACCCTCTGCCCCGCGGTCCGCCAGGAACTGCTTGCAGAACGCGCCGGGCAGCGTGGTGGACAGGTCGACGACGCGGATGCCAGCCAGCGGTGTCGTCGGTTCGGGGGCGGCAAGGGCGTCGGAGGTCGAGGGCATTCGACGCGACTCCTGCGAAAGGTCGGTTTTCGGCACTGCATCGCATTCCGAGCCAATGTACGTGGCTTGTGTCGCACAATAACCTGCCAGCGCTGGGGATTCAATCCGTCGATCGGTGGAATCGCCGTTGACATGTGACACCCAGCCTCCTAGCCTAGTGAAAAATGCTTTTTCAAAAGCCAGTACCCGGTTGGAGGCAGGCATGACCAAGATCTGGACGAATTCTGGTGATTCACACTTTCTGGAACCCGACGATCTCTGGCAATCCCGGCTGCCGAAGCGGTTGGCCGAGTTGTGTCCGCGGTCGGAGAAGGATCCCGACGGTGAGTACGAGACGGTTTACGTCGACGGTCAGATCTTTCGGCGGAAGCTGCCGTCGTCGGCGATGGTGGCCTTCGTTGAGTTGGCCTCGAAGCCGCAGGGCCTGCGAGATGCCCGGGCGCGGCTCGGCGACTTGGATCAGGAGGGCGTGTGGGGTGAGGTGATCTTTCCGTCGCTGGGCATGTGGGCCTCATCGTTCCGGACGCCGGAGCTGCTGAAGGCGTGCATGCGCGCGAGCAATGAGTGGGCGCTTGAGGAGATCTGTGCGGTGTCACCGCGCTATGTGGTCACAGCGCAGGTCTCGACGCTGGTGGTGGACGACGCGGTGGAGGAACTGCAGTGGGCGGCCGGCAAGGGGTTCAAGGCGGTGTTCCTGCCGACGTCGCCGCACCCGAGCGCCCCGGACTGGCACCGCGACGACTGGGAGCCCTTATGGGCGGCGGCCGAGGAGGCCGGCATGGTGCTCGCGTTCCATATCGGCACCGATCCGGTGCCCGTGGAGGCCGGCAACAGTGTGACCGGCGGCGCGGGTCAGGTATATCGCGGCCCGGGTGGGGCCATCATGAACTACGCCGAGACGACATTCTCCGGGCAGCGGGCCACCATGAAGCTGGTGGCTTGCGGTGCACTGGACCGGCATCCGAACTTGAAGGTGTTGATCTCTGAGGGCGGCGCGACGTGGGTTCCGTTTTTGGGTGACCGTCTGCTGGAGGGGTATCGCCAGCACCATATGGCGGTGCGGCCCAAGCTGAGCCGCAGCCCGAAGGAGATCCTCTACAGCCAGGTCTACGCGTCGTTCCAGCACGACGAGACCGCGGTGGCGGCCTTCGACCACATGGGGTATCGCAACGTGATGTTCGGCAGCGACTATCCGCACATGGAGGGCACGTTCGGCCACACCCAGGACACGCTTAAGACGCTGTTCGACGGGGTCAGCGACGATACACGGCTGCGCATCACGCAGGGCGCGTTCTTCGAGCTGTTCCCCGACGTCCCGCCCGTACCAGCCGAAAGCATCTGAACTGGTGGGCAATTCGGATGGTCTGCGTGACGTCGCCATCGTCGGAATTGGCGCGACGCCCTACTACAAGCGGGGCGGGTCGTTGCCGAAGACCGTAACCGAACTCGCCGGTGAGGCGATCCTCGCCGCCTGTGAGGATGCCGGGCTATCGGTGCGCGACATCGACGGTTTTGCCTATTACTCGGGTGCCAGCGCCGGGTACGCCGAGAAGATGGACACCGGCGATTTCGTGGAAACCCTCGGCATACCGGAGGTCCGGTTCACCGCGGCGCTGACCTCGGGCGGCGGTGGTTCGGCCGGGGCGATCGGGCTGGCGCGTGCGGCGATTGTCGCCGGCGATGCTTCTGTGGTCGTCACTGTGATGGCGTTGCAGCAGTCCAAACAGCGTCTGGGAGCGGTGTTCTCGGCGATGGAGCCCGACGCGATCAACTCGTTCCTGCAGCCGTCGGGGCTGTTCGGTCCGGGTCAGCTGATGTCGGTGTTGGCGCGTCGGCATATGCATCTCTACGGCACGCGGCGCGAGGCTTTCGCCGAGATCGCGATCTCGACGCGGGCCAATGCGCTGAACCGGCCCAAGGCGATTCACCGGGAACCACTGACGCTCGAAGACTATTTCAACGCGCGGATGATCGCAGAACCGTTGTGCCTCTACGACTTCTGCCAGGAGACTGACGGTGCCGTCGCGGTGATCACGACGAGCGCCGACCGTGCCCGCGATCTGCGCCAACCACCGGTCCCAGTGGTCGCCGCCGCCCATGGTGGAGTCAAGCAGTGGGGTCGCGCGTTCGCGTGGATGGGTATGCCCGATGAGTACTTCGCTTCCTCGGGTAACAAGCCGATCGCCGAGCGGCTCTACCGGCAGGCCGGGATCAGCGCCGCCGACATCGACGTGGCGCTGCTCTACGACCACTTCACCCCGATGGTGCTGATGCAACTCGAGGACTACGGATTCTGCGAGAAGGGGGAGGGCGGCGCGTTCGTGGAGAGCGGGGCGATTCGCTACGACGGCGGCTCGATCCCGCTCAACCCACACGGCGGTCAACTATCGGAGGCCTACATCGTTGGCATGACCCATATCATGGAAGGAGTCGAGCAGATGCGCGGCACCGCCATCAACCAGGTGACCGACGCCGAACTCGCGTTGATCACCGGGGGGCCGGCCAGTCTGCCGGTCAGCGGTCTGATCCTGGGGCGCGCCGCATGAGCGCGCCCCCGCCACACTGGCGACAACCCTTCCCGGCGAGCACATCCGGATCGCGGTCAACAAACACACCGAACCGTTTTGGCAGGCAGCCAAAGAGCAACGTCTTGTCGCCCCGCAGTGCGCCGACTGCGGATCCTTCCGGCTGCCGCCCACACCGTTCTGCCCGGAATGCCAGTTCACGGCCGTCAACTGGGTTCAGCTGAGTGGCGATGCGACCGTCTACAGCTTCGCGGTTGTGCACGGCATTCCCGGCATGCCCGAATTGACGTTGGTACCAGCGGTCGTCGACCTGCCCGACGCACCGGGTGCGCGACTGGTGAGCAACGTCGTCGACATCGCGCCGACCGATTTGACGATCGGAATGGCGCTGCGCGTGGACTTTTCGCCCATCGCCGATGGCTGGATGCTTCCAATTTTCCGGCCGTACAACGGAGCCACTGGTGGCTGACGACGACAGCGCCCTGCACGAGAAACCGCTCGAATTTTTCGCCAGCATCGCCAACACCGGCGGCGACTGTGACGGGCAGGCGATCCTGCCCGACAACGGGCGCTTCCGTGCCTGGTGCTCGTGCGGCAACTGGAGCGTCGAGGTCGACGACTCCGAAGACGGTTTGAGATTGGCACGCATCCACACCGGCAGCCCGCCGCACTGAGGTCAGAGGAGAAAACTCGTGGGGAATCTCGAAGGCAGAGTCGCCTTCATCACCGGCGCGGCTCGAGGGCAAGGTCGCGCGCACGCCGTCCGCCTGGCCAGTGAAGGCGCCGACATCATCGGGCTGGACATCTGCGCCGACATCGACTCCATGGACTATCCCAACGCGACCCCCGCTGACCTCGAAGAGACAGTCAAGCTCGTTGAGGATCGTGGCCGACGAATTGTGGCCCGCCAAGCCGACGTTCGCGACGCCGACGCCGTCAACGCTGTTGTCCGCGAAGGTGTCGCCGAATTCGGGCGCCTGGACATCGTGGTGGCCAACGCCGGAATCGTGCGACTCAGTGAAGGCTCGAAGCGACGCGAGATCTTCCGCGACATCATCGACGTGAA includes:
- a CDS encoding SDR family oxidoreductase, which encodes MADGTHARSALITGASRGIGLAIARRLAERNMALTITARNEEALVAVRDELRELGAPAVLSVAADIADPDAPVGLIRRHRDEYGDMSALILNAGVGTAGLIADYPLKRLDKTIAVNFRNPFVLIQEALPMLRAAVARHPSEGAKIIVLSSITAIYAEAQLAAYGASKAAIASLVDTLNAEESGTGISATAIAPAYVDTDMSEWVRGRIAPEEMIPAEDVATLVEFLLRMSARSVIGRVVIARAGTDGYEA
- a CDS encoding SDR family NAD(P)-dependent oxidoreductase, with translation MGSSESLRGKVAVITGGASGIGLATARRLADRGCKLVLADIEQAALNSAAAELPAGTEVLPVRTDVSKRADVESLAARTSQHFGPVDILFLNAGVGATGPLVDATHEDWEWMIGVNLWGPIHGVEVFLPSIVRAARSAHIIFTASFAGLVANAGLGPYSVTKYGVVALAETLHRELRESLVKVSVLCPMKVGTNIEHSHRNRPAHLGGPNAASDVDFDDPGFAGRIVSPHDAAKIVVDAIGSNELYLFTHEECREPIARRFRKIDAAFETSPSRA
- a CDS encoding TetR/AcrR family transcriptional regulator, whose amino-acid sequence is MAETRTISRSSERQHIIDAAYRCLDRSGESLTSITEILDEAGLGTRAFYRNFSTKHDLLLEMFRRDRKAVQEQLREVVARAETPVEALRSWMTHMFELVSNPRKRKRVAIFYSEELRRTPGYARELEIGMAADQASIAAILHRGKAEGIFTACSPEVDARSIRAAFEAALLDRFHQKSTTDVTDEVDYLLGFVLRGLGAA
- a CDS encoding CoA transferase, with the translated sequence MPSTSDALAAPEPTTPLAGIRVVDLSTTLPGAFCKQFLADRGAEGLMLEAPLRFSSLVGPSRSEIRAPGGRLAGRHTVAVLRVFGYDDATIAKWQDAGVIHCG
- a CDS encoding amidohydrolase family protein — protein: MTKIWTNSGDSHFLEPDDLWQSRLPKRLAELCPRSEKDPDGEYETVYVDGQIFRRKLPSSAMVAFVELASKPQGLRDARARLGDLDQEGVWGEVIFPSLGMWASSFRTPELLKACMRASNEWALEEICAVSPRYVVTAQVSTLVVDDAVEELQWAAGKGFKAVFLPTSPHPSAPDWHRDDWEPLWAAAEEAGMVLAFHIGTDPVPVEAGNSVTGGAGQVYRGPGGAIMNYAETTFSGQRATMKLVACGALDRHPNLKVLISEGGATWVPFLGDRLLEGYRQHHMAVRPKLSRSPKEILYSQVYASFQHDETAVAAFDHMGYRNVMFGSDYPHMEGTFGHTQDTLKTLFDGVSDDTRLRITQGAFFELFPDVPPVPAESI
- a CDS encoding thiolase C-terminal domain-containing protein; the protein is MGNSDGLRDVAIVGIGATPYYKRGGSLPKTVTELAGEAILAACEDAGLSVRDIDGFAYYSGASAGYAEKMDTGDFVETLGIPEVRFTAALTSGGGGSAGAIGLARAAIVAGDASVVVTVMALQQSKQRLGAVFSAMEPDAINSFLQPSGLFGPGQLMSVLARRHMHLYGTRREAFAEIAISTRANALNRPKAIHREPLTLEDYFNARMIAEPLCLYDFCQETDGAVAVITTSADRARDLRQPPVPVVAAAHGGVKQWGRAFAWMGMPDEYFASSGNKPIAERLYRQAGISAADIDVALLYDHFTPMVLMQLEDYGFCEKGEGGAFVESGAIRYDGGSIPLNPHGGQLSEAYIVGMTHIMEGVEQMRGTAINQVTDAELALITGGPASLPVSGLILGRAA
- a CDS encoding Zn-ribbon domain-containing OB-fold protein; this encodes MATTLPGEHIRIAVNKHTEPFWQAAKEQRLVAPQCADCGSFRLPPTPFCPECQFTAVNWVQLSGDATVYSFAVVHGIPGMPELTLVPAVVDLPDAPGARLVSNVVDIAPTDLTIGMALRVDFSPIADGWMLPIFRPYNGATGG